Proteins encoded in a region of the Clostridium butyricum genome:
- a CDS encoding flotillin family protein, producing MFLVDILLQNLILVFILILIIAVILFWRKVPADKAMVITGLKKRVLTGKGGFIIPFFETSCIVSLENISMTTDVKEAPSQQGIFVDVTGTAVVKVENKIDSIYKAVEQFCNGNAKNTTDVIRAMVEPVLEGRLRGIVSTMTVEQINNDRYAFEKKVEEDIKRELSEMGLQLISYSILQISTQGGYLENRARPQVAQSKADAEVAEAERKRDTDIKTAEAVREGQKVKLAADAEVASAERDKRIKVEQYRVEQYRAEQDKAKAEADIAYSLKEIEKQSEVEKQKAILAEQEAIRVEKELVAKVEKPANAEKRKIEIYAEAQKVQSIKEAEAEAEKIRIEAFAKAEAKKIEALADAEAIKARGEAEALSIKAKGIAEAEAKDRLADAMAKYGEAAIVEMLISKLPEIMSEISKPMSNIDKITVIDTGSNGNSTSKISKTVTDVAGSGFEVINDLTGIDISEVIKSFIKKNSTTPNDTTNNDKKVDVKDFIDIFKTVVSSKNTTDTSNHDK from the coding sequence ATGTTTCTTGTTGATATATTATTACAAAATCTAATATTAGTATTTATTCTAATATTAATTATCGCTGTAATTTTATTCTGGCGAAAAGTTCCTGCAGATAAAGCTATGGTTATTACTGGTTTAAAGAAAAGAGTTCTTACTGGAAAGGGTGGCTTTATAATACCTTTTTTTGAAACGTCATGTATAGTATCCTTAGAAAATATTTCAATGACTACTGACGTTAAAGAAGCTCCTTCTCAACAAGGTATATTTGTGGATGTTACTGGTACCGCAGTAGTAAAAGTAGAAAATAAAATTGATAGTATCTATAAAGCCGTTGAACAATTTTGTAATGGGAATGCCAAAAATACTACTGATGTAATACGTGCTATGGTAGAGCCTGTTTTAGAAGGACGTTTAAGAGGAATTGTATCTACAATGACTGTAGAACAGATAAACAACGATCGTTATGCTTTTGAAAAAAAAGTAGAAGAAGATATAAAGCGTGAACTTAGTGAAATGGGATTACAGCTTATTTCATACTCTATCCTTCAGATTTCAACGCAAGGCGGATATCTAGAAAATAGAGCTAGGCCACAAGTTGCACAATCAAAGGCTGATGCCGAAGTAGCTGAAGCTGAACGAAAAAGAGATACTGATATAAAGACAGCTGAAGCTGTACGAGAAGGTCAAAAAGTAAAATTAGCCGCTGATGCTGAAGTAGCTTCTGCCGAAAGAGATAAAAGAATCAAAGTTGAACAATATAGAGTTGAACAATATAGAGCTGAACAAGATAAAGCTAAAGCTGAAGCTGATATAGCCTATAGCTTAAAAGAAATAGAAAAACAATCTGAAGTAGAAAAGCAAAAAGCTATTCTTGCCGAACAAGAAGCTATAAGAGTTGAAAAAGAACTTGTTGCAAAAGTTGAAAAACCAGCAAATGCAGAAAAACGTAAAATTGAAATTTATGCTGAAGCTCAAAAAGTACAATCTATAAAAGAAGCTGAGGCCGAAGCTGAAAAAATAAGAATTGAGGCATTTGCAAAAGCTGAAGCAAAAAAAATTGAAGCACTTGCTGATGCTGAAGCAATTAAAGCACGTGGAGAAGCCGAAGCGCTCTCTATAAAAGCTAAAGGAATAGCTGAAGCTGAAGCAAAAGATAGACTTGCTGATGCTATGGCTAAGTATGGGGAAGCTGCTATTGTTGAAATGCTTATTTCTAAACTACCTGAAATTATGAGTGAAATTTCTAAACCTATGTCTAATATTGATAAAATCACAGTAATCGATACTGGTAGTAATGGAAACAGTACATCTAAAATATCAAAAACTGTAACCGATGTTGCAGGTTCAGGTTTTGAAGTAATTAATGATTTAACTGGAATTGATATTTCAGAAGTAATAAAATCATTCATTAAGAAAAATTCCACTACTCCTAATGATACTACTAATAATGATAAAAAAGTGGATGTTAAAGATTTTATTGATATATTTAAAACTGTGGTAAGCAGTAAAAATACAACTGATACATCAAATCATGATAAATAA
- a CDS encoding helix-turn-helix transcriptional regulator: MEILSTGEKIKRARIFKGITLKELCEDKISIAKMSCIENGKAKADRELLEYIAKKIEIDLDYLVEDVYEQIINNLALIKKNISSDDDVEEKLKDNLAYAAQYGYYNLAFELIHILFTYYIEENKIENIQLIVSEYYDLYQRDNTEENTIIYFKDMARYLLYNEEYIEAISYYGKLREMMLQKEDYDKAEYCVIAYNEAICYQNIGKFKEAYDILSSIIEYVEELKSYEVKGKIYHIYTNVCIKLRKDGVEEYKKRAYQYEKHNLISLARSYGDYGKYYFAVGEKEKAIAEIESGINTFPKDNKEKYVEFLNSCIEILIANNEYIVAYEITEDALNMAIITDNIRLIERSYYLKGTILQKLDKYEEAEKYMNLSLDSLFKFGSREERKNRYIDMANLYYKLGATLDSLKYFNLALTVDKKI; the protein is encoded by the coding sequence ATGGAAATACTATCTACTGGTGAAAAAATAAAGAGGGCTAGAATATTTAAAGGAATTACTTTGAAAGAGCTATGTGAAGACAAAATTTCAATAGCAAAAATGAGCTGTATTGAAAATGGAAAAGCCAAAGCTGACAGAGAATTGCTTGAATATATAGCAAAAAAAATAGAAATAGATTTAGATTATCTTGTTGAAGATGTTTATGAACAGATAATCAATAATTTGGCTTTAATTAAAAAAAATATTTCATCTGATGATGATGTTGAAGAAAAACTTAAAGATAATTTAGCTTATGCAGCTCAATATGGATATTACAATTTAGCATTTGAACTTATACACATTTTGTTTACATATTATATTGAAGAAAATAAAATTGAAAATATTCAATTAATAGTTTCTGAATACTATGATTTGTATCAAAGAGATAACACAGAGGAAAACACTATAATATATTTTAAAGATATGGCAAGATATCTTTTATATAATGAAGAGTATATTGAAGCAATATCTTATTATGGAAAGCTTCGAGAAATGATGCTTCAAAAAGAAGACTATGATAAAGCAGAATATTGTGTTATAGCATATAATGAGGCTATATGTTACCAAAATATTGGTAAATTTAAAGAAGCTTATGATATTTTAAGCAGTATCATAGAATATGTTGAAGAGTTAAAATCATATGAAGTAAAAGGAAAAATATATCATATATATACAAATGTATGTATAAAATTAAGAAAAGATGGCGTTGAAGAATATAAGAAGAGGGCTTATCAATATGAAAAGCATAATCTTATTTCGTTAGCTAGATCATATGGGGATTATGGAAAATATTATTTTGCAGTAGGCGAAAAAGAAAAAGCAATAGCAGAAATTGAATCAGGAATAAATACATTTCCAAAGGATAATAAAGAGAAGTATGTTGAGTTTTTAAATTCATGTATAGAGATATTAATTGCAAATAATGAATATATTGTGGCATATGAAATAACAGAAGATGCATTAAATATGGCAATAATTACAGACAATATAAGATTAATAGAAAGATCTTACTATTTAAAAGGAACAATACTTCAAAAACTGGACAAGTATGAAGAAGCTGAGAAATATATGAATTTATCTTTAGATTCACTATTTAAATTTGGGTCAAGAGAAGAAAGAAAAAATAGATATATTGATATGGCAAATTTGTATTATAAACTTGGTGCAACATTAGATTCATTAAAATACTTTAATCTTGCACTAACTGTAGATAAAAAAATATAA
- the dhaK gene encoding dihydroxyacetone kinase subunit DhaK encodes MKKLINNPENVLNDMIEGLVAAYPQYLRKLDDFNVVVRTSKSDGKVSLVSGGGSGHEPAHAGYVGKGMLDGAVCGEVFTSPTPDQVYEAIKATDNGNGVLLVIKNYTGDVMNFEMAKEMAEMDGIKVEQIIVNDDVAVENSLYTAGRRGIAGTVFVHKIAGAKAEGGASLQEVKDIAERVVKNVRSMGMSLSSCIVPAAGKANFTLGDDEIEIGMGIHGEPGVYRKKISTADDIAQELLDKILDDIEINKNDEVAIIINGLGSTPNMELYIINKKVNEILTEKGIKIHKTFIGEFMTSLEMAGCSVSLLKLDDELKELLDAKADTPGFKVI; translated from the coding sequence ATGAAAAAATTAATTAACAATCCTGAAAACGTTTTGAATGATATGATTGAAGGTCTTGTAGCAGCCTATCCACAATACCTAAGAAAACTAGATGATTTTAATGTTGTTGTAAGAACTTCAAAGTCAGATGGAAAAGTAAGTCTAGTAAGTGGTGGTGGAAGTGGTCATGAGCCAGCGCATGCCGGATATGTTGGTAAGGGTATGCTTGATGGTGCAGTTTGTGGAGAGGTATTTACATCACCAACACCAGATCAAGTTTATGAAGCAATTAAAGCAACTGATAATGGAAATGGCGTCTTACTTGTAATTAAAAACTATACTGGAGATGTAATGAATTTTGAAATGGCTAAAGAGATGGCTGAGATGGATGGCATAAAAGTAGAGCAGATTATTGTAAATGATGATGTTGCTGTTGAAAATAGTTTATATACAGCAGGAAGAAGAGGAATTGCTGGTACAGTTTTTGTTCATAAAATAGCTGGAGCAAAAGCTGAAGGTGGTGCAAGTTTACAAGAAGTAAAAGATATTGCTGAAAGAGTAGTTAAAAATGTACGTTCTATGGGAATGTCACTATCATCATGTATAGTTCCAGCTGCTGGAAAAGCTAATTTTACTCTTGGAGATGATGAAATAGAAATAGGTATGGGGATACATGGTGAGCCAGGAGTTTATAGAAAGAAAATTTCAACTGCCGATGATATAGCACAAGAATTATTGGACAAGATATTAGATGATATAGAGATAAATAAGAACGATGAAGTTGCTATTATTATCAATGGTTTAGGTTCAACACCTAATATGGAATTATACATTATAAATAAAAAAGTAAATGAAATTTTAACTGAGAAAGGAATTAAAATTCATAAAACATTTATAGGTGAATTTATGACGTCTTTAGAAATGGCAGGATGTTCAGTATCTTTATTAAAGTTAGATGATGAATTAAAGGAATTACTTGATGCAAAAGCTGATACACCAGGATTTAAAGTTATATAA
- a CDS encoding helix-turn-helix transcriptional regulator: MEILSLGEKIKRRRKQLNMTLKDLAKDRITPGQISLVESGRSNPSVDLLEYLASTLNTTVEYLMESEESQAEKISIYYEQVGESCILNGDYEKGQRYIDNALYYSEKYNLEYRKAKIFFITAESYMLRRDFPMAQKFFLSSNVIFVKNNNYEEIIKTFLNLADIALELKAYHSASSYLKQAEMVYNDNEVVDDFLIGEIHYNMSRTYFDVEDLESALKYAYKAKEKFEQIYNDDYYARNLFSLAEDYNKKGDILNALKYSKKTLQVYKKIEHNRNIVNIERNLGRIFYELDELDESFKHYEVSKNVSIQNRIGCTNDTLIDICKNYLKLKNTKKCEKILNDIENSLTEKDVDRKIQCQLIRYTMFNIDESVEDAENVLKNTYTFAKENGRLAKAGELAMRVGKYFMDKKNEQEAAYYLNEGIELFRQAEEVKTNK, translated from the coding sequence ATGGAAATTCTATCATTGGGAGAAAAAATTAAAAGAAGAAGAAAACAACTTAATATGACCTTAAAGGATTTAGCTAAGGACAGAATAACTCCAGGGCAGATAAGTTTAGTTGAATCAGGACGTTCCAATCCATCAGTAGATTTACTTGAGTATTTAGCATCTACTCTAAATACAACAGTTGAGTATCTTATGGAGTCTGAAGAAAGTCAGGCAGAAAAAATTAGCATTTATTATGAACAAGTAGGGGAATCTTGTATATTAAATGGAGATTATGAAAAAGGACAGAGATATATCGACAATGCTTTATATTATTCAGAGAAATATAATCTAGAATATAGAAAAGCTAAAATATTTTTTATTACTGCTGAATCATATATGCTCAGAAGAGATTTTCCCATGGCTCAAAAGTTTTTTCTATCATCAAATGTAATTTTTGTTAAGAACAATAATTATGAAGAAATAATAAAAACATTTTTAAATTTAGCTGATATAGCGCTAGAACTTAAAGCATATCATTCTGCAAGTAGTTATTTAAAACAAGCAGAAATGGTGTATAATGATAATGAGGTTGTAGATGATTTTCTAATTGGTGAGATTCATTACAATATGTCAAGAACATATTTTGACGTAGAAGATTTAGAGTCAGCATTAAAATATGCATATAAGGCGAAAGAAAAATTTGAACAGATATACAATGATGATTATTATGCAAGAAATTTATTTTCACTTGCAGAAGATTACAATAAAAAAGGTGATATATTAAATGCTCTTAAATATTCAAAGAAGACACTACAGGTTTATAAAAAAATAGAGCATAATAGAAACATAGTGAATATTGAACGTAATCTAGGAAGAATTTTTTATGAATTAGATGAATTAGATGAGTCATTTAAACATTATGAGGTGTCTAAAAATGTGAGCATACAAAATCGCATTGGTTGTACTAATGATACGTTAATAGATATATGCAAAAATTATTTGAAATTAAAGAATACTAAAAAGTGTGAAAAGATTTTAAATGATATTGAAAATAGTCTTACAGAAAAAGATGTAGACAGAAAAATACAATGTCAGTTAATAAGATATACTATGTTTAATATAGATGAAAGTGTAGAGGATGCAGAAAATGTGTTAAAGAATACTTATACTTTTGCAAAAGAAAATGGAAGATTAGCTAAAGCGGGGGAATTAGCTATGAGGGTTGGTAAATATTTCATGGATAAGAAGAATGAACAGGAAGCTGCATATTATCTAAATGAAGGAATAGAGTTATTTAGACAAGCTGAAGAAGTGAAAACTAATAAATAA
- the dhaM gene encoding dihydroxyacetone kinase phosphoryl donor subunit DhaM, whose translation MVGIVLVSHSSKLAEGVKEIAIQMTPDIKIETAGGTCDGRIGTDMNKISTAINNVYSEDGVAVFFDLGSALMNTEMAIEFLDDDIKKNIHIIDAPIVEGAVVGAVNASMNKSIDEIISALKDIRINKIQ comes from the coding sequence ATGGTAGGGATAGTGTTGGTTTCTCATAGCAGTAAATTAGCTGAGGGGGTTAAGGAGATAGCTATTCAAATGACTCCAGATATTAAAATAGAAACAGCTGGAGGAACATGTGATGGAAGAATTGGAACAGATATGAACAAAATAAGTACTGCTATAAATAATGTATATAGTGAGGATGGTGTAGCAGTTTTCTTTGATCTTGGAAGTGCACTTATGAATACAGAAATGGCAATTGAATTTTTAGATGATGATATTAAGAAGAATATTCATATTATTGATGCACCTATTGTGGAAGGTGCAGTTGTAGGTGCTGTAAATGCAAGTATGAATAAAAGTATTGATGAAATTATATCAGCACTAAAAGATATTAGAATAAATAAAATACAGTAA
- the clpB gene encoding ATP-dependent chaperone ClpB, with product MNVDKMTLRVQQALNDANATAVKYTNSQIDLIHLFSALVEQEDGLVPNIFTKMGVPVKNLISSINAELDRLPKVTGEGLGNVYITRKVDEVLVKAEEISKKFEDSYVSVEHLMLAIMDVGKNTDVEKILKQYGVTKDSFLKVLSEVRGSQRVETQDPEGTYDALAKYGTNLTDLAKKHKLDPVIGRDEEIRRTIRILSRRTKNNPVLIGEPGVGKTAIVEGLAERIVRGDVPEGLKDKIIFSLDMGALIAGAKYRGEFEERLKAVLKEVSNSDGRILLFIDEIHTIVGAGKTDGAMDAGNLIKPLLARGELHCLGATTFDEYRQYIEKDKALERRFQPVIVDEPSVDDTIAILRGLKERFEIHHGIRIHDSAIVAAAKLSDRYIQDRYMPDKAIDLIDEAGAMIRSEIDSLPTELDIVRRKIFKLEIEKEALSKEKDEGSKKRLSDVEKELAELKEKNDEMTAKYTKEKENITSIKTLKSQLDEARGKIEEAQRNFDYNKVAEIQYSVIPKIEEEIKAKEAATKENYEGALLKEEVTEEEVSQVLAKWTGIPVSRLLEGEREKLLRLEEDMSKRVIGQGEAVETVTNAILRARAGLKDVNRPIGSFIFLGPTGVGKTELAKTLARNLFDSEENIIRIDMSEYMEKHSVSRLVGAPPGYVGYDEGGQLTEAVRRNPYSVILFDEIEKAHDDVFNIFLQILDDGRLTDNKGKTVDFKNTIIIMTSNIGSEYLLENKNEDHVEDEIKSKVMTILKSRFKPEFLNRVDDIIMFKPLTESGIKKIIDIFLKDVARRLKDKNIIIEVTDEAETLMAREGYDPHYGARPLKRYIQNTLENRLARMIIKGELTYGSKVKIDGKDDEITITPIPTVAHLN from the coding sequence ATGAATGTTGATAAAATGACTTTAAGAGTACAACAAGCACTAAATGATGCAAATGCAACTGCAGTAAAGTACACTAATTCACAAATAGATTTGATTCATCTTTTTTCTGCATTAGTTGAACAGGAAGATGGATTAGTTCCAAATATCTTTACTAAGATGGGAGTGCCTGTTAAAAATTTAATCAGTTCAATAAATGCTGAATTAGATAGACTTCCAAAGGTTACAGGTGAAGGATTAGGAAATGTATATATAACAAGAAAAGTAGATGAAGTTTTAGTTAAGGCAGAAGAAATTTCAAAAAAATTTGAAGATTCTTATGTAAGTGTTGAGCATTTAATGCTTGCAATTATGGATGTAGGAAAAAATACAGATGTTGAAAAGATATTGAAGCAATATGGCGTAACAAAAGATAGTTTTTTAAAAGTGCTTTCAGAAGTAAGGGGAAGTCAAAGAGTAGAAACTCAAGATCCTGAAGGAACTTATGATGCACTTGCGAAATATGGTACTAATTTAACAGATCTTGCTAAAAAGCATAAATTAGACCCTGTTATAGGAAGAGATGAAGAAATTAGAAGAACAATAAGAATTCTTTCAAGAAGAACAAAAAATAATCCAGTTCTTATTGGTGAACCTGGTGTAGGTAAGACTGCTATTGTTGAAGGTTTAGCTGAAAGAATAGTAAGAGGAGATGTACCAGAAGGATTAAAAGATAAAATAATTTTTTCACTTGATATGGGCGCATTAATTGCAGGAGCTAAATATAGAGGTGAATTTGAAGAAAGATTAAAAGCAGTTTTAAAAGAAGTTTCTAATAGTGATGGAAGGATATTATTATTCATTGATGAAATTCATACTATTGTTGGAGCAGGTAAAACTGATGGAGCAATGGATGCTGGTAATTTAATTAAGCCTCTTCTTGCAAGGGGAGAGCTACACTGTTTAGGAGCTACAACTTTTGATGAATATAGACAATATATTGAAAAAGATAAAGCTCTTGAAAGAAGATTTCAACCAGTAATTGTTGATGAGCCTAGTGTTGATGATACAATTGCAATATTAAGAGGGTTAAAAGAAAGATTTGAAATACATCATGGTATTAGAATACATGATTCAGCTATAGTTGCAGCTGCAAAGCTTTCTGATAGATATATACAAGATAGATATATGCCTGATAAAGCAATTGATCTTATTGATGAGGCTGGAGCTATGATAAGGTCAGAAATAGATTCACTTCCAACTGAATTAGATATTGTAAGAAGAAAAATCTTTAAATTAGAAATAGAAAAAGAAGCTTTATCTAAGGAGAAGGATGAAGGATCAAAGAAAAGACTATCTGATGTGGAAAAAGAACTAGCAGAATTAAAAGAAAAAAATGATGAAATGACTGCTAAATATACTAAAGAAAAAGAAAATATAACATCAATTAAGACATTAAAGAGCCAGTTAGATGAAGCAAGAGGAAAAATAGAAGAAGCTCAAAGAAACTTTGATTATAACAAAGTTGCTGAAATTCAATATAGTGTAATTCCTAAAATAGAAGAGGAAATAAAAGCAAAAGAAGCCGCTACTAAGGAAAATTATGAAGGAGCGTTATTAAAGGAAGAAGTTACTGAAGAAGAAGTTTCACAAGTACTTGCAAAGTGGACTGGAATTCCTGTATCAAGATTACTTGAAGGTGAAAGGGAAAAATTATTGAGACTTGAAGAAGATATGAGCAAACGTGTAATAGGTCAGGGAGAAGCTGTTGAAACTGTTACTAATGCAATACTAAGAGCAAGAGCAGGACTTAAAGATGTTAATAGGCCTATAGGATCATTTATATTCCTTGGACCTACTGGTGTTGGTAAAACAGAACTTGCTAAAACTTTAGCGAGAAATCTATTTGATAGTGAAGAAAATATTATACGTATTGATATGTCTGAATATATGGAGAAGCATTCTGTATCTAGATTAGTTGGAGCGCCTCCTGGATATGTAGGATATGACGAAGGCGGTCAATTAACTGAAGCAGTAAGAAGGAACCCTTATAGTGTAATTTTATTTGATGAAATAGAAAAAGCTCATGATGATGTATTTAATATATTCTTACAAATATTAGATGATGGTAGATTAACAGACAATAAAGGTAAAACTGTTGATTTTAAAAATACAATAATTATTATGACTTCAAATATTGGAAGTGAGTATTTGTTAGAAAATAAGAATGAAGATCATGTTGAAGATGAGATTAAATCTAAAGTAATGACCATATTGAAAAGCAGATTTAAACCAGAATTTTTAAATAGAGTTGATGATATTATAATGTTTAAACCATTGACTGAATCTGGAATAAAGAAAATTATAGATATTTTCTTAAAAGATGTTGCAAGAAGATTAAAGGATAAAAATATCATTATTGAGGTCACAGATGAAGCTGAAACATTAATGGCAAGGGAAGGTTATGATCCTCATTATGGTGCAAGACCACTTAAGAGATATATCCAGAATACTTTAGAAAACAGACTTGCTAGGATGATAATAAAAGGTGAGCTTACTTATGGTTCTAAGGTGAAAATTGATGGAAAAGATGATGAAATAACAATAACTCCAATTCCAACTGTTGCACATTTAAATTAA
- the dhaL gene encoding dihydroxyacetone kinase subunit DhaL gives MVKGKELKEILTCISDVIDENKLYLSELDAAIGDGDHGLNLHKGFKAITEKIKDMPENDVGLILKTCGMTLVSTVGGASGPLYGTAFMKASTVVNKKESIDINDFVNMLNEALEGIKMRGKSVEGEKTMIDTLSPALEASKKALEEGKSYEDVLSALIKKAKEGMENTKNIIATKGRASYLKERSLGHKDAGATSMYLILNTIVEKSI, from the coding sequence ATGGTTAAGGGCAAAGAGTTAAAGGAAATATTAACTTGTATATCAGATGTTATAGATGAAAATAAGCTTTATCTTAGTGAACTTGATGCAGCAATTGGTGATGGTGACCATGGGCTAAATCTTCACAAAGGATTTAAAGCTATAACTGAAAAGATTAAAGATATGCCAGAAAATGATGTGGGATTAATACTAAAAACTTGTGGTATGACTTTGGTGAGTACTGTTGGTGGAGCATCAGGACCATTGTATGGAACAGCATTTATGAAAGCATCAACAGTAGTTAATAAAAAAGAAAGCATAGATATTAATGATTTTGTTAATATGCTTAATGAAGCACTTGAGGGAATAAAGATGAGAGGTAAATCAGTTGAAGGTGAAAAAACTATGATTGATACATTATCACCAGCCCTTGAAGCTTCTAAAAAGGCATTAGAAGAAGGAAAAAGCTATGAAGATGTTCTTTCTGCTTTGATTAAGAAAGCAAAAGAGGGAATGGAAAATACAAAAAATATAATAGCAACTAAGGGTAGAGCAAGTTACTTAAAAGAGAGAAGTCTTGGACATAAAGATGCAGGGGCAACATCAATGTATCTTATTTTAAATACAATAGTTGAGAAGAGTATTTAA